Proteins encoded together in one Apis cerana isolate GH-2021 linkage group LG4, AcerK_1.0, whole genome shotgun sequence window:
- the LOC107998616 gene encoding centrosomal protein of 290 kDa-like isoform X1 → MGRTDWDHLLSTDPSSLTDDDMEDFYPAIVSCDVDDINDIRNLRTLMKLSQEILQYKDHQVESLLLECGELKQTISSLKPEPAKRKRKEWDASDTKHETGVSKHIDISENTDYDDVLQGKNKKIKVLMTELENTERDNVVLKERLTTLTQEMEDATEKMNEMAEELGSAQIKSIEYKEKISDLERENIALVRQIEEITTQQTDRDKAIDDFSTAIDARINEWKIILEEKDKEILRLKENLSQSLVQSVVSAKEQNKSEIIYLNEQIDHRDKIIIELKSKLTEATVEINESATLIEKLKIDAQKIKKSDKKKEERDLLKKLQNANEQISKLQVKLNEAEEDAESRSSKLCEVLATLKKYEGENQSLTDALNEIKDLKNDLENKNAYIKDLINVVNKLEMLNSYQEMEIITLREKLGIPEDESVSIEHALAKRREQEKKMEELLQQNKLLIEENLELKSDIRVLKYKLCKTSKELDFSNTTVNETTEFFHSTKLAESTPTWHSKLNISELQENMQMIIEENEALRSGMHEILDSIRNQDGKSNVEIQSSILERLLEALDVRHLAGWYHPAMRLQEHLNVVQGSNTELRDQLKQLRKELQKKDNILHKLVLNKHGDLDKIYRNIEEESDNEKISIYLTEMKNLQEAYKSEAEEWEQQKNLLIEQNDEFKNEIEKLKLQFDVYEQSAKILEEGEDEIRKAYMIKTKEYVEASSEVLIANRKVIALQQLLNKEITKAYQDKKESIKNESYLSKSLADSNKHNKILEQEISILQSNLFNTVSFTIYNETKEKHEELNIRFRNLMENNLMLKNDNEIQYLRKELELLKQEKNQLVDHLQKEIDYKNDQDLMEKLKEAEAKELLEKQRADHVTSLHEILQTQLSKCEEDLKDVIAAKSELQEELVILHKRLSKDLHFEKSEQLNDKKVPATKDNNLELRAEIENLKKHLQITQEEAKQQYSLNSLKILELDNLRHHILNLQAISEDKATISKLDFELASKNIVEMDLNAQKAKLENEVSYLQEELDKSRTTCEGLRTFVQDCRKQCDNRCRKYIDIIEFLQNQYAGSTSISALDRIVLLSIKLKDERQTINSEMKKAKECYENVKQQQETLTNRLKIVENLKDILEQQIGSNSVQDIMQQFSEYSQYTLNDYKYKRKIMQLEYELQIVNNKYMEYESIINQMEQDMVQIQKIWNKNQQSKVDTRNIATSPTLRENKHVSVQTIVDSSPKEIQTDPYTCCLNKKETNEVEVQTICFEENDSEDSKFKEKTKEWRERNTQMEAKEKERLTYPKENNTECEEKAKRENNDQEISSLREQLNEALKFVSERSSTLIKRELEITECQAKVDSLNKIIKSKDLELTQKKKLLEEYKLSSELEATGTQCNEYLALKSTINSLQKLLSQKEETIARYQNLLKEDRDEHSKAAARLQEEIKNLHIRILSMESEIERGQEEKHDRNNAKEEPEKLIDKALEITSRTEDVKNIAMRVEEIARLQEKVSTLEADLNITKELSDRWHRLAEERLKHMDRMRERLEEQHKSELDIYLGELAKWQSEADVLRKQLSENRMMVTKGNITLLKEMQEKDDKIHQLSYACQELQNEVQLMESATQARQAITRGESGLKIHEITPTLSAHDDTQQQDTVKKQVQSLIEKEKMYKNEISDLKQQLSRRYMAVRIQEKKTSQRENQLERKVKSLEEELYKARAQLDKEYLAQGAKKAKTAEELLLWEKQKKWQQTAEKLKEKLKEKTDECARLFSNHEKLRSVVSCMEREKWYLKSRLKTESNIVAENTSARSTIAHQNVMQELQKECQTLRDHIRELSNRLENENSEKLLLQVEEQKRHIAALETVSQGNGNVISQLEKLETTKDILEKMNLKLEAENFELRIELEKANADTPRLREKVEHLEKYIELLKVEKSSDSSPRSSDKDLRDRGSKKSTLEMEKTIFTLKRIIEKLQVENRRLKLGSKRNQTYQARTCD, encoded by the exons ATGGGTCGTACTGATTGGGATCATTTATTATCAACGGATCCATCATCATTGACTGATGATGATATGGAGGATTTTTATCCTGCTATAGTTAGCTGTGATGTCGATGACATTAATGATATACGTAACCTACGAACTTTGATGAAACTATCTCAAGAAATACTACAATATAAAGATCatcaa GTAGAATCATTACTCTTAGAATGTGgtgaattaaaacaaacaatttcttctttaaaaccTGAACCTGCTAAACGTAAGAGGAAAG AATGGGATGCATCTGATACAAAACATGAAACTGGTGTATCTAaa catatagatatatctgaaaatactGATTATGATGATGTTTtgcaaggaaaaaataaaaagataaaagttcTTATGACAGAATTGGAG aatacagAAAGAGATAATGTGGTATTAAAAGAACGTTTAACAACATTAACTCAAGAAATGGAAGATGCAAcagaaaaaatgaatgaaatggcAGAAGAACTCGGTTCTGctcaaattaaatctattgaatataaag aaaaaatatcTGATTTAGAACGTGAAAATATTGCATTAGTTAGACAAATTGAGGAAATTACAACTCAGCAAACAGATAGAGATAAAGCAATAGATGACTTTAGTACAGCAATTGATGCTAGAATTAACGAATGGAAG ATAATATTAGAGGAAAAAGACAAAGAAATTTtgcgattaaaagaaaatttatcccAATCATTGGTACAATCTGTCGTTTCTGCtaaagaacaaaataaaagcgaaataatttatttaaatgaacaaatagatcatcgcgataaaattataattgaattaaaaagcaAACTAACTGAAGCCACagttgaaattaatgaaagtgCAActcttatagaaaaattaaaaatagatgcaCAAAA aataaaaaagagcgacaaaaagaaagaggaaagggatttgttaaaaaaattacaaaatgcgAACGAACAAATTTCCAAATTGCAAGTTAAGTTGAACGAAGCAGAAGAAGATGCTGAATCAAGAAGTAGTAAA ttatgcGAAGTGTTAgcgacattaaaaaaatatgagggCGAAAATCAAAGTTTAACAGATGcgttgaatgaaataaaagatctGAAAAATGACTTAGAAAATAAGAATGCGTATATAAAAGACTTAATTAATGTTgtgaataaattagaaatgttGAATTCTTAtcaagaaatggaaattataacTCTTAG GGAAAAATTAGGTATTCCGGAAGATGAATCTGTATCAATTGAACATGCTTTAGCGAAACGTAGagaacaagaaaagaaaatggaagagttattacaacaaaataaattgctGATCGAGGAAAACTTAGAATTAAAGTCAGAC ataagggtattaaaatataaattatgtaagacTTCGAAAgaattagatttttcaaatactacTGTAAACGAGACTACtgaatttttccattcaacCAAACTGGCAGAATCTACGCCTACGTggcattcgaaattaaatatttcagagtTGCAAGAAAATATGCAGATGATTATAGAAGAGAACGAAGCCTTAAGATCAGGAATGCACGAAATTCTGGATAGTATTCGGAACCAAGATG GAAAAAGTAATGTAGAAATACAGTCTAGTATCTTAGAGAGGTTGTTAGAAGCTTTAGACGTGAGACATTTAGCAGGATGGTATCATCCTGCGATGAGATTGCAAGAGCATCTGAATGTTGTGCAAGGTAGCAATACTGAATTGAGGGATCAACTTAAACAATTAAG aaaagaattgcaaaaaaaagacaatataTTGCACAAATTAGTTTTGAACAAGCATGGTGATCTTGAtaagatttatcgaaatattgaagaagaatCTGATAACGAAAAGATATCGATATATCTcactgaaatgaaaaatttgcaagAAGCATACAAAAGTGAGGCGGAAGAATGGGAACAGCAAAAGAACTTGTTAATAGAACAAAACGACgagtttaaaaatgaaattgaaaagttaaaaCTTCAATTTGACGTTTATGAACAGAGTGCAAAGATATTGGAAGAAGGTGAGGATGAAATTCGAAAAGCTTACATGATTAAAACCAAAGAATATGTAGAAGCTTCTAGCGAGGTTCTAATAGCGAACAGAAAAGTTATTGCTcttcaacaattattaaacaaagaaaTCACGAAAGCTtatcaagataaaaaagaatcaataaaaaatgagaGCTATTTAAGCAAATCGTTAGCAGATTCAAATAAGCATAATAAGATTCTCGAGCAAGAGATTTCGATATTACAAAGTAATTTGTTCAATACAGTCAGTTTTACCATTTATAATGAAACGAAGGAGAAACacgaagaattaaatattcgtttccgTAATTTAATGGAGAATAATTTGATGTTAAAGAACGACAACGAGatacaatatttaagaaaagaattggaattgttaaaacaagaaaaaaatcaacttGTAGATCATTTgcagaaagaaattgattacaAAAATGATCAAGATTTAATGGAAAAGTTGAAGGAAGCTGAAGCGAAGGAACTTTTAGAAAAGCAAAGAGCAGATCATGTGACTAGTTTACACGAAATCTTGCAAACCCAATTGTCAAAATGCGAGGAAGATCTCAAAGACGTGATTGCTGCGAAGTCTGAATTACAAGAGGAATTAGTTATTCTGCACAAAAGATTATCCAAAGACTTGCATTTCGAGAAATCCGAGCaattgaacgataaaaaagtaCCAGCaacaaaagataataatttagagCTTCGagcagaaattgaaaatttgaaaaaacatcTGCAGATTACTCAAGAAGAAGCCAAACAGCAATATTCgttaaattcgttaaaaatattggaattggaCAATCTTAGACAtcacatattaaatttacaagcaATTAGCGAAGATAAAGCTACAATTTCGAAATTGGATTTCGAATTAGCTAGTAAAAATATAGTAGAAATGGACTTGAATGCACAGAAAGCGAAATTGGAAAACGAAGTATCCTATTTGCAAGAAGAACTTGATAAATCAAGAACAACTTGCGAAGGGTTGCGCACTTTTGTGCAAGATTGCCGAAAACAATGTGATAATCGTTGCAG aaaatatatagatattatagaatttttgcaaaatcagTATGCAGGTTCCACTTCTATTAGCGCTTTAGACAGAATAGTCttgttatcgataaaattaaaagatgaacGTCAGACTATTAATTCTGAGATGAAAAAAGCGAAAGAATGTTATGAGAATGTGAAGCAACAACAAGAAACGCTGACCAATCGTTTGaaaatcgttgaaaatttaaaagatattctagAACAACAGATTGGAAGTAATAGTGTGCAAGATATAATGCAGCAATTTTCGGAATATTCACAATACACTTTAAAC gattataaatacaaacggAAAATAATGCAACTGGAATACGAGTTACAAATTGTTAACAACAAATATATGGAATacgaatcaattataaatcaaatggaGCAGGATATGGtgcaaattcaaaaaatatggaataagaATCAACAATCCAAAGTAGACACGCGTAATATCGCGACCAGTCCTACTTTACGAGAAAATAAACACGTATCGGTTCAAACGATCGTAGATTCGAGTCCAAAGGAAATACAAACAGATCCGTATACTTGTTGCTTGAACAAGAAGGAAACGAACGAAGTTGAAGTTCAAACAATTTGTTTCGAGGAGAATGATTCGGaggattcaaaatttaaagaaaaaacgaaagaatggagagaaagaaatacgcAAATGGAagcgaaggagaaagagagattgaCTTATCCCAAAGAGAATAATACAGAGTGCGAAGAAAAAGcgaaaagagagaataatGATCAAGAAATTTCATCGCTTCGTGAACAATTGAACGAAGCTTTGAAATTCGTTTCCGAACGATCTTCTACGTTGATTAAACGTGAGCTAGAGATAACGGAATGTCAGGCGAAAGTAGATTCGTTGAACAAGATTATAAAAAGCAAAGATTTAGAATTGAcgcagaagaaaaaattattggaagaGTACAAGCTTTCGTCCGAATTGGAAGCCACCGGTACGCAATGCAACGAGTATCTCGCCCTAAAGTCGACGATAAACAGCTTGCAGAAATTGCTTAGCCAAAAGGAAGAGACTATAGCTAGATACCAAAATTTGTTGAAGGAAGACAGAGACGAGCATAGCAAAGCTGCGGCTCGTTTGcaggaagaaattaaaaatttgcatattcGTATTTTATCGATGGAAAGCGAAATCGAGAGAGGCCAAGAAGAGAAGCACGATAGAAATAACGCGAAAGAAGAGCCTGAAAAGTTGATCGACAAAGCGTTGGAAATTACGTCGAGAACCGAAGATGTAAAGAACATCGCAATGAGGGTGGAAGAGATTGCTAGATTGCAAGAAAAAGTCTCGACTTTGGAAGCGGATCTGAACATTACCAAAGAACTGAGCGATCGTTGGCATCGGTTGGCCGAGGAAAGACTCAAACACATGGATCGTATGAGGGAACG ATTGGAGGAGCAGCATAAAAGCGAATTGGACATTTATCTCGGGGAGTTGGCGAAATGGCAATCAGAGGCAGACGTGTTGCGCAAACAGTTGTCTGAGAATCGCATGATGGTTACGAAAGGAAATATTACTTTGTTGAAGGAGATGCAGGAGAAGGATGATAAAATTCATCAGCTTAGTTATGCGTGTCAAGAATTACaa AATGAAGTTCAGTTAATGGAGTCTGCGACTCAAGCACGACAAGCAATAACTCGTGGAGAGTCGGGATTGAAGATACACGAAATTACACCAACGCTGAGCGCTCACGACGATACGCAGCAACAAGACACTGTGAAGAAACAAGTGCAATCGTTGATAGAAAAGGAGAagatgtataaaaatgaaatatctgaCTTGAAACAGCAACTTAGCCGCAG ATACATGGCCGTAAGGattcaagagaaaaaaacttCTCAGCGTGAAAATCAACTGGAACGCAAGGTAAAATCTCTAGAGGAAGAGCTTTATAAGGCTCGAGCACAATTGGACAAAGAGTATCTAGCTCAGGGAGCAAAGAAAGCCAAA ACAGCGGAAGAACTTTTATTGTGGGAGAAACAGAAAAAGTGGCAACAAACTgcggaaaaattgaaagagaaattgaaagagaaaacgGACGAGTGCGCaagattattttcgaatcaCGAAAAGCTTCGGTCGGTGGTTTCTTGtatggagagagaaaaatggtATTTAAAGAGCAGATTAAAAACGGAAAGCAATATCGTAGCTGAAAATACGTCAGCTCGATCGACGATCGCTCACCAAAATGTAATGCAGGAGCTTCAAAAAGAGTGTCAAACTTTACGCGATCACATCAGAGAGTTGTCCAATCGATTGGAAAACGAGAATAGCGAGAAACTTTTGCTCCAAGTCGAAGAGCAAAAGAGACACATCGCTGCTTTAGAAACCGTTTCTCAG GGTAACGGTAACGTTATTAGTCAATTGGAGAAACTGGAAACGACTAAAGATATTTtagagaaaatgaatttaaagctGGAAGCTGAGAACTTTGAGCTTCGCATTGAATTGGAAAAGGCAAATGCGGATACGCCTAGATTAAGGGAAAAAGTTGAGCATTTGGAAAA ATACATAGAGTTGTTGAAAGTGGAAAAATCATCCGATTCGAGTCCAAGATCGTCGGACAAGGATTTGCGAGATCGTGGTTCGAAAAAGTCTACTTTGGAGATGGAAAAAACGATTTTCactttgaaaagaattatcgAGAAGCTGCAGGTAGAAAATAGACGTCTCAAACTTGGATCAAAAAGGAATCAAACGTATCAGGCAAGAACAtgtgattga